From the Malus domestica chromosome 17, GDT2T_hap1 genome, one window contains:
- the LOC139193315 gene encoding uncharacterized protein — MFVAGKDKLSYLFGSDPQPRIDDSTFTKWCTENAIVKGWLINSMEPNLIGYFLRISTEIDYHRPNPMKCGTNIEIFNKIVQTNRVYTLLVGLDEMFDKIRSDILQTEPIPSVEQTFAYVRRKGMRQAVINTGGQLLSGAAMVAQPATRAVTPPRPRAPNKSPARAQDCNPKLLPRA, encoded by the exons ATGTTTGTTGCTGGAAAAGACAAGTTGAGCTACTTGTTTGGGAGTGATCCCCAACCACGTATCGACGATTCGACCTTCACCAAATGGTGTACGGAGAACGCTATTGTGAAGGGTTGGCTCATCAACTCTATGGAACCCAATTTGATTGGGTACTTCCTTCGAATATCGACA GAGATTGATTATCATCGACCTAATCCAATGAAGTGCGGTACTaatattgaaatttttaataaaattgttcaAACGAATCGTGTGTACACTTTGCTTGTAGGATTGGATGAGATGTTTGATAAAATTCGTAGTGATATTCTACAAACTGAGCCCATTCCTTCTGTCGAACAAACTTTTGCCTATGTTCGCCGGAAGGGAATGCGACAAGCTGTGATAAATACCGGAGGACAGCTGCTAAGTGGGGCAGCCATGGTGGCTCAGCCTGCCACACGAGCCGTAACTCCACCTCGTCCTCGCGCCCCTAATAAGTCACCTGCACGAGCTCAGGACTGTAACCCTAAGCTACTGCCCCGAGCCTAA